A genome region from Frankineae bacterium MT45 includes the following:
- a CDS encoding Outer membrane protein assembly factor BamB, contains PQQ-like beta-propeller repeat, translating to MHLHPGGIIDMSLINARRRLVGGLSSVALATVAVAGLTASAASASSVSPSVDSQVSGDSTTAIKSVTTAHQLVSSSPGELIVAFVSADGPKNATQHVTSVVGAGLAWSLAVRSNATWGTTEVWTSYATVPVTAKITAKLALPYDASITVVAYKNAAPVVGATAANGSRSGHPSVTITPKSANSILAASAHDWTADAKPVSASGQSLIHVFRDHRVHDAFWVQTASGSAAGTPVAIADRAPVGDRWSMGAVEIQPATPASQAIAFQGSAVHDGNSGDSSLAPPLTRGWSVPLPGSGMSYPIIAGGRAFVASAGPQAGSYLTSMLTAYDLHTGAIVWGPVTLSSALYWIDSLTFGDGKVYALDSSGLLQAFDATSGRALWSSQMPGQYFFTAAPTAYGGSVYVSGAGSGGTVYAVDGSTGTVEWTAQVMNGDDSSPAVTDGAVYVSYACNQAYAFNRADGRLLWHYSGACEGGGGATVAVHDGRVYTRDYFGDLILDANTGADLGSYSSDVVPAFSGDTALYISSNVLHAVNAAGTTVWSFAADPLSAPPVIDNGIAYVSGQSGKVYGLRVSDGALVWSADAGGTTSGGDGSSGGSGLAAAEGYLLVPTATSLVAFHNSN from the coding sequence ATGCATCTGCATCCGGGGGGGATCATAGATATGTCTCTGATAAATGCGCGCCGCAGGTTGGTCGGCGGCCTCAGTTCGGTCGCGCTGGCGACCGTCGCCGTGGCTGGTCTGACGGCGAGCGCAGCGTCTGCGTCGTCGGTGTCTCCGTCAGTGGATTCGCAAGTCTCGGGCGATTCGACGACGGCCATCAAATCTGTCACCACCGCTCATCAATTGGTCTCCTCCTCGCCTGGAGAGCTGATCGTCGCTTTCGTCAGCGCTGATGGGCCCAAGAACGCGACGCAACACGTAACGAGCGTGGTTGGCGCCGGCCTCGCCTGGAGTCTGGCTGTTCGCTCGAACGCGACGTGGGGCACCACCGAGGTGTGGACGAGTTACGCGACGGTGCCAGTCACGGCGAAGATCACGGCGAAGTTGGCGTTGCCGTATGACGCCTCGATAACCGTGGTCGCGTACAAGAATGCCGCCCCCGTCGTCGGAGCCACCGCAGCCAATGGATCCAGGTCCGGCCACCCGAGCGTGACGATCACTCCGAAGTCGGCGAACTCGATCCTCGCCGCGAGCGCTCATGATTGGACCGCCGATGCGAAGCCGGTCTCTGCCAGCGGCCAGTCGTTGATACATGTCTTCCGCGATCACCGCGTACATGACGCGTTCTGGGTCCAGACCGCGAGCGGATCAGCCGCGGGCACGCCGGTGGCGATCGCCGACCGCGCGCCCGTTGGCGATCGGTGGTCGATGGGCGCAGTCGAGATCCAGCCGGCCACCCCGGCGTCTCAGGCCATCGCATTCCAGGGCTCCGCTGTTCACGACGGCAATTCGGGTGACAGCTCGCTTGCTCCTCCGCTGACGCGCGGTTGGAGCGTGCCCTTGCCTGGCAGTGGAATGTCCTATCCGATTATCGCCGGGGGTCGTGCTTTCGTGGCATCTGCTGGTCCGCAAGCCGGCAGCTATTTGACGAGCATGCTTACCGCCTATGACTTGCATACCGGCGCCATAGTGTGGGGGCCCGTCACGTTGAGCTCGGCCCTCTACTGGATCGATAGCCTCACCTTTGGCGACGGCAAGGTCTATGCCCTGGACTCGAGCGGGTTGCTACAGGCATTTGACGCGACAAGCGGTCGAGCGCTGTGGAGCTCCCAGATGCCCGGACAGTATTTCTTCACCGCCGCGCCTACGGCTTATGGCGGCTCGGTGTACGTCAGTGGTGCCGGATCTGGTGGGACGGTCTACGCGGTGGACGGAAGTACCGGAACCGTTGAATGGACCGCTCAGGTTATGAACGGTGACGACAGTTCGCCCGCAGTGACCGATGGAGCGGTGTACGTCAGCTACGCCTGCAATCAGGCCTATGCCTTCAACCGCGCCGACGGCCGCTTGCTATGGCATTACAGCGGCGCATGTGAAGGTGGAGGTGGAGCAACCGTGGCTGTTCACGACGGGCGCGTCTACACCCGAGACTATTTTGGTGATCTGATTCTCGACGCCAACACCGGCGCGGACCTCGGGTCCTACTCGTCAGACGTGGTGCCGGCTTTCTCCGGTGATACAGCTCTGTACATCTCGTCGAATGTGCTGCATGCGGTAAATGCAGCGGGTACGACAGTGTGGAGTTTTGCTGCGGATCCGCTGTCAGCGCCACCCGTCATCGACAACGGCATTGCTTACGTCAGCGGGCAGTCAGGGAAGGTGTACGGGCTGCGTGTCAGTGATGGCGCACTGGTGTGGTCAGCTGACGCAGGCGGGACGACCAGCGGTGGAGACGGCTCCAGTGGCGGATCGGGACTGGCAGCCGCCGAGGGCTACTTGCTCGTCCCGACCGCGACTTCTCTGGTGGCGTTTCACAACAGCAACTGA
- a CDS encoding ATPase family associated with various cellular activities (AAA) — MMNASSGTAASSEPAAAFSTSEARAFARTFQAFLEWVASEQGDERNPVTALLHEWLGERAAESVVTRSYSPFEHVNVQTALNAWSTMPERSVRVEGVATPPHYGGLSLQQLMVGDGPPLRLTSPELIDLPDGPDSTLACLRSALMLVDSTDAGRYVVFVRGPSEHQPDLALEIVGLPVSHAQQILAELDHLRSRLNVYRGHLLDVQAGPTGMQLSFVSLPPVHRGDVILPEATLRRIERHAIGMAEHRDSLLAAGQHLKRGVLLYGPPGTGKTHTTRYIVSQMDGYTRFLMSGQALAAIGGVSTLARELEPSVLVMEDVDLVATDRSFTPNGNPVLFELLDAMDGAAADADLLFLLTTNRADLLEAALAARPGRVDVAVEIERPDADARRRLIELYAQHIPLAISEDEIDSAVTRTEGVTASFVKELLRRAVLNGLQDGADQVAGTHLEAAVEDLLDSSQRITRRLLGADADDLEPADPSLLQPATHAFVTGRGRRGTRFYYG; from the coding sequence ATGATGAACGCTAGCTCCGGTACCGCTGCGTCGAGCGAACCTGCTGCCGCATTCAGCACCTCGGAGGCTCGGGCTTTCGCACGCACATTTCAGGCATTTCTCGAGTGGGTAGCCAGCGAACAGGGCGATGAGCGCAATCCTGTCACCGCGCTGCTGCACGAATGGCTCGGCGAACGGGCTGCAGAATCGGTGGTCACGCGCAGCTATTCACCCTTCGAACACGTCAACGTCCAGACCGCGCTCAACGCCTGGTCGACGATGCCGGAGCGAAGCGTCAGGGTTGAGGGCGTCGCAACGCCGCCGCACTACGGCGGGCTGAGCCTGCAGCAGCTGATGGTCGGCGATGGCCCACCCCTGCGCCTGACTTCCCCTGAACTGATCGACTTGCCTGATGGGCCGGACTCGACGCTGGCCTGCCTGCGTTCGGCGCTGATGCTCGTCGACTCCACTGACGCCGGCCGCTACGTCGTGTTCGTCCGCGGGCCGAGCGAGCACCAGCCAGATCTTGCGCTCGAGATTGTGGGCTTGCCGGTATCGCATGCGCAGCAGATATTGGCCGAGCTTGATCACCTGCGTTCACGGCTGAACGTCTATCGCGGCCACCTGCTCGACGTGCAAGCAGGACCAACTGGCATGCAGCTCAGCTTCGTATCGTTGCCGCCGGTGCACCGCGGCGACGTGATCCTGCCCGAAGCGACCTTGCGGCGCATCGAGCGTCACGCGATCGGGATGGCCGAACACCGCGATTCGCTACTTGCTGCCGGTCAGCACCTCAAACGGGGCGTGCTGCTCTACGGGCCGCCCGGCACCGGCAAGACACACACCACCCGCTACATCGTCTCCCAGATGGACGGCTACACGCGGTTTCTGATGTCGGGGCAAGCGCTCGCCGCCATTGGAGGGGTGTCGACGCTGGCCCGAGAACTCGAACCGTCGGTACTGGTCATGGAAGACGTAGATCTCGTTGCCACTGACCGATCCTTCACGCCCAACGGCAACCCTGTCCTATTTGAGTTGCTCGACGCGATGGATGGCGCCGCAGCGGACGCCGATCTGTTGTTTCTGCTCACCACCAACCGGGCTGACCTGCTTGAAGCTGCCCTCGCTGCCCGGCCCGGCCGCGTCGACGTCGCGGTTGAAATCGAACGCCCCGACGCGGACGCGCGCCGACGTCTGATCGAGCTCTACGCACAGCACATCCCGCTCGCGATCAGTGAGGACGAGATCGACAGCGCGGTGACCCGCACCGAAGGGGTCACCGCATCGTTCGTGAAGGAACTCCTACGCCGAGCCGTCCTCAACGGCCTACAAGACGGGGCAGATCAAGTCGCTGGCACGCATCTCGAAGCGGCGGTCGAGGATCTGCTCGACAGCTCGCAACGCATCACCCGTCGCCTACTCGGCGCCGATGCCGATGACCTCGAACCAGCCGACCCGAGCCTGCTCCAACCCGCAACGCACGCCTTCGTAACCGGTCGGGGTCGACGCGGAACGCGGTTTTACTACGGCTGA
- a CDS encoding transcriptional regulator, ArsR family, with amino-acid sequence MSGASSSGDPFEALGDSNRRVILRLLGTGDMSVQELAETMPISRPAVSRHLRLLKDAGLVAETAQGTRRIYHLRQQGLGPVQDYLESVWGDAAARFRIFAENTRPQDRR; translated from the coding sequence ATGAGTGGCGCTTCGTCGAGCGGTGATCCTTTCGAAGCTCTGGGAGATTCGAATCGTCGCGTGATCCTGCGGTTGCTGGGTACCGGTGACATGTCGGTCCAAGAACTGGCCGAGACAATGCCGATCAGTCGTCCGGCGGTGTCGCGGCACCTTCGACTGCTCAAGGACGCTGGTCTCGTCGCGGAGACGGCCCAGGGAACTCGGCGCATCTATCACCTACGACAGCAGGGACTTGGCCCCGTCCAGGATTATCTGGAGAGCGTCTGGGGCGATGCCGCCGCACGTTTCCGAATCTTCGCCGAGAACACACGTCCGCAGGACCGCCGATGA
- a CDS encoding Pentapeptide repeat-containing protein: MVEFVKQDFSEVRFEQVDFSRAWFRNVYFTGATLRGAWLEDVDIDGEIRNVRINGVDIGPLVEAELNRRYPERTKLDPANADGFREAWAIIERVWPPTIERARRLPPDRLHEQVEGEYSFIETLRHLVFATDAWVRRAILGNPQPYSPLGLPHDEMEPDPSVPNDRNARPSLDEMLELRADRMRTVHEVIATLTDDLLDGETDPVPPPGYPLAGSYPVRRCLRAILNEEWLHRLYAERDLAVLERTT, translated from the coding sequence ATGGTCGAGTTCGTGAAGCAGGACTTCTCCGAAGTGCGGTTCGAACAGGTCGATTTCAGCCGCGCCTGGTTTCGCAATGTGTACTTCACCGGCGCGACGCTACGCGGTGCGTGGCTCGAAGATGTCGATATTGACGGGGAGATCCGCAACGTCCGGATCAACGGCGTCGACATTGGGCCGCTCGTCGAGGCCGAACTGAACCGGCGATATCCGGAGAGAACGAAGCTCGACCCGGCCAACGCCGACGGCTTCCGCGAGGCGTGGGCGATCATCGAACGGGTATGGCCGCCGACGATCGAGCGCGCCCGGCGACTGCCGCCAGACCGGCTACATGAGCAGGTCGAGGGTGAGTACTCATTTATCGAGACGCTGCGTCACCTTGTCTTCGCGACGGACGCGTGGGTGCGCCGCGCGATCCTCGGCAATCCTCAGCCTTACAGCCCACTCGGCCTCCCGCACGACGAAATGGAGCCCGATCCGAGCGTGCCGAACGACCGCAACGCGCGGCCATCCTTGGACGAAATGCTTGAACTGCGCGCCGACCGGATGCGCACCGTGCACGAGGTCATCGCCACGCTCACCGACGATCTCCTCGACGGCGAGACGGACCCGGTGCCGCCGCCGGGCTACCCGCTGGCAGGGAGCTATCCAGTGCGGCGCTGCCTGCGCGCGATCCTCAACGAGGAGTGGCTGCACCGCCTGTACGCCGAGCGCGACCTCGCCGTCCTCGAGCGAACTACATAG
- a CDS encoding Activator of Hsp90 ATPase homolog 1-like protein, whose protein sequence is MTEPLRMSFDVACSVEHAFAVWTSRIAEWWPPDHTVTGQPAQVVLEAGVGGRIYERDAAGVEHDWGEVTDWQPPMRLGYLWHLGRDRTDATVVEINFAPVGPTSTRVEIEHRGWERLGDSAETWRSRNQLGWDSLVPHYLTALNKEGG, encoded by the coding sequence ATGACCGAGCCACTTCGGATGAGCTTCGACGTCGCCTGCTCCGTCGAGCACGCCTTTGCCGTCTGGACCTCGCGCATCGCCGAGTGGTGGCCGCCCGACCACACCGTCACCGGGCAGCCCGCTCAGGTCGTCCTCGAAGCCGGCGTCGGCGGGCGGATCTATGAACGCGATGCCGCGGGAGTAGAGCACGACTGGGGCGAGGTCACCGACTGGCAGCCACCGATGCGCCTCGGATATCTATGGCATCTCGGCCGCGATCGCACGGACGCCACGGTGGTCGAGATCAATTTCGCACCGGTCGGCCCCACCTCGACGCGGGTGGAGATCGAGCACCGGGGATGGGAACGGCTCGGGGACTCGGCCGAAACGTGGCGCTCTCGCAACCAGCTCGGCTGGGACTCGCTCGTTCCGCATTACCTGACCGCACTCAACAAGGAAGGTGGATGA
- a CDS encoding two component transcriptional regulator, LuxR family translates to MTPSPNTPITVALVDDYDVVLRGVANMFDQYRDRIRVVELDANAPVEDVVDIVLYDSFAQPESDQEEIRFLVANPRARQVVVYTWNFRPDLINSARRQGVRGYLSKTLPAADLVAALEAVHAGEVVISDPPPRARGAVGLQWPGLGEGLTDRESEILALITQGRNNAEVAALTYLSPNTVKSYIRIIYRKIKVASRTQAVLWGVEHGFTPDHHRIEHWRGE, encoded by the coding sequence ATGACCCCGTCGCCGAACACACCGATCACCGTGGCACTCGTCGACGACTATGACGTAGTACTGCGCGGCGTGGCCAACATGTTCGACCAGTACCGGGACCGGATCCGGGTGGTCGAGCTGGACGCCAATGCACCGGTGGAGGACGTCGTCGACATCGTTCTGTACGACTCATTCGCCCAGCCCGAGTCCGACCAGGAGGAGATTCGTTTCCTGGTTGCGAATCCCCGAGCGCGCCAGGTCGTCGTCTACACCTGGAACTTCCGCCCAGACCTCATCAACAGCGCGCGCCGACAGGGCGTACGAGGGTATCTGTCGAAGACACTGCCGGCCGCCGACCTGGTTGCCGCGCTGGAGGCTGTCCATGCTGGCGAGGTGGTCATCAGCGACCCTCCGCCGCGGGCGCGAGGCGCGGTCGGGCTGCAGTGGCCCGGACTCGGTGAGGGGCTCACCGACCGCGAGTCGGAGATCCTGGCCCTGATCACGCAGGGCCGGAACAATGCCGAGGTGGCGGCGTTGACCTACCTCAGTCCCAACACGGTCAAGTCCTATATCCGCATCATCTACCGCAAGATCAAGGTAGCCAGCCGCACCCAGGCAGTCCTCTGGGGCGTAGAGCACGGCTTCACCCCTGACCACCACCGCATCGAACACTGGCGCGGTGAGTAG
- a CDS encoding Helix-turn-helix, whose translation MLGEVLVETTTTQSELSRLSGVHQPSISQFLSGRVEMSDDMLERLLSCLGYQLEVVRRPIRREFTRSSERSWQLHRRLSTHLTPETLEQWRPTIQRNLRRLCRGVQGQPHMRNLDRWQRLIDERDVGALRRVLTGVDVDAVEMREVSPMSGLMSQDERSEVLGLAR comes from the coding sequence GTGCTGGGCGAGGTTCTAGTAGAGACCACCACGACCCAGTCCGAGCTGTCCCGGCTGAGTGGGGTCCACCAGCCCAGCATCAGCCAATTCCTGTCCGGTCGGGTCGAGATGAGCGACGACATGCTGGAGCGATTGCTTTCATGTCTCGGATATCAACTCGAGGTCGTCAGACGTCCGATCAGGCGCGAGTTCACTCGCTCGTCGGAACGGTCCTGGCAGTTGCACCGTCGTCTCTCCACGCACCTGACGCCCGAGACGCTCGAGCAATGGCGCCCGACCATCCAGCGGAACCTTCGCCGACTGTGCAGAGGCGTGCAGGGTCAGCCACATATGCGCAATCTCGACCGCTGGCAACGCCTCATCGATGAACGTGACGTCGGGGCGCTGCGCCGTGTGCTCACCGGCGTCGACGTCGACGCGGTCGAGATGCGGGAGGTTTCACCGATGAGCGGCCTGATGTCCCAGGACGAACGGTCCGAAGTGTTGGGGTTGGCTCGCTAA
- a CDS encoding TfoX N-terminal domain-containing protein, whose protein sequence is MAYDLDLANRLRACLAGEPGLSERAMFGGLAFLINGNMSVSASGQGGLLIRVDPEQTDALAERAHAQRFVMRGREMDGWLRVDAEGVKTKRDLSRWVAISVTYARGLPPKKR, encoded by the coding sequence ATGGCATATGACCTCGACCTGGCCAATCGACTCAGAGCGTGCCTCGCGGGCGAACCCGGACTCAGCGAGCGGGCGATGTTTGGTGGCCTGGCCTTCCTCATCAACGGAAACATGTCGGTGAGCGCCAGTGGGCAGGGTGGGCTGCTCATCCGTGTCGACCCGGAGCAGACCGACGCTCTCGCCGAACGGGCTCACGCGCAACGGTTCGTGATGCGCGGTCGCGAGATGGACGGGTGGCTGCGAGTCGACGCCGAGGGCGTCAAGACCAAACGCGACCTGTCCCGCTGGGTCGCCATCAGCGTCACCTACGCCCGCGGCCTGCCCCCCAAGAAGCGCTAG
- a CDS encoding Predicted arabinose efflux permease, MFS family codes for MVAMRRAAVPLLALTVGFVLADSAIVTLALPEILQRLGGTVGQVAWVLIAFNLVLALVVVPAGLACSKWDPAPLGAAGIALFAGASALCALAGSMEVLIAARCVQALGGAFAVVGCLELLVAITDERRGVAAWIAAGVIGTAVGPVVGGVLTEAIAWQAIFVVQVPVAVLAVPAALAVRGTRAERVRADRPAVAPNIALGLLSAALTAALFLLILLLVDGWGRSPAVAALTVSVVPIAAIVATPLARRLPATPEAESAAGCLLVAGGLTGLALLPSANLAWTIAPQALIGFGLGVTVDRLTDTALRDRLPRALHGGWTISARHVGVVLGLAILTPVFTADLRDAQVPAQEAITALVLDTPLQTQDKIALARALGDQLTSQRGRVPNLHPAFAKLEVAPSDRPAADKLERDLNNQIERAATWAFRDSFLIAAGLALAALVPLIPWPSMSRRLRVRA; via the coding sequence ATGGTCGCTATGCGGCGTGCGGCGGTTCCGTTGCTCGCGCTGACTGTGGGTTTCGTGCTCGCCGACTCGGCGATCGTCACCCTCGCCCTCCCGGAGATCCTGCAGCGTCTGGGCGGGACGGTCGGCCAGGTTGCCTGGGTGCTGATCGCCTTCAATCTCGTACTCGCGCTGGTCGTCGTGCCAGCTGGGCTGGCCTGCTCAAAGTGGGACCCGGCTCCGCTGGGTGCGGCCGGGATCGCCCTGTTCGCCGGAGCGTCAGCTCTCTGCGCGCTGGCGGGTTCGATGGAGGTACTCATCGCGGCCCGCTGTGTGCAGGCCCTCGGCGGGGCGTTCGCAGTGGTCGGCTGCCTGGAACTGCTGGTGGCGATCACCGACGAGCGACGCGGGGTTGCGGCCTGGATCGCCGCCGGCGTCATCGGCACCGCGGTTGGCCCCGTCGTCGGTGGCGTGCTCACCGAAGCGATTGCCTGGCAAGCCATCTTCGTTGTGCAGGTGCCGGTTGCCGTCCTCGCGGTCCCAGCGGCCCTGGCGGTTCGTGGCACTCGGGCTGAGCGCGTGAGGGCTGATCGACCGGCCGTGGCACCGAACATTGCGCTCGGTCTGCTCTCCGCCGCGCTGACCGCGGCGTTGTTCCTACTGATCCTCCTGCTCGTCGACGGGTGGGGGCGTTCGCCGGCCGTCGCCGCCCTAACCGTCTCGGTGGTTCCGATCGCCGCCATCGTCGCGACGCCGCTGGCTCGGCGGCTCCCCGCGACACCCGAGGCTGAGAGTGCGGCCGGCTGCCTGCTCGTCGCTGGCGGGTTGACCGGGCTCGCGTTACTCCCTTCGGCGAATCTGGCCTGGACGATCGCACCGCAGGCGCTCATCGGTTTCGGGCTGGGGGTGACGGTGGACCGTCTGACCGATACCGCGTTGCGCGATCGCCTGCCGCGGGCGCTGCACGGCGGATGGACGATCAGTGCGCGGCACGTCGGTGTCGTTCTCGGGCTGGCCATTCTGACGCCGGTCTTCACCGCTGATCTGCGGGATGCCCAGGTTCCGGCGCAGGAGGCCATCACCGCGCTGGTGCTGGACACGCCCCTACAGACGCAGGACAAGATCGCGCTGGCCCGTGCCCTCGGCGACCAGCTGACGTCTCAACGCGGGCGAGTGCCCAACCTGCATCCGGCCTTCGCCAAGCTCGAGGTGGCGCCGTCGGATCGTCCGGCGGCCGACAAACTCGAGCGTGACCTCAACAATCAGATCGAACGTGCCGCGACATGGGCATTTCGAGACTCGTTTCTGATTGCTGCGGGGTTGGCGCTCGCCGCGTTGGTTCCGTTGATTCCCTGGCCGTCGATGTCCCGGCGTCTGCGGGTGCGGGCATGA
- a CDS encoding Threonine/homoserine/homoserine lactone efflux protein, which translates to MSLAFLLTSLAIVATPGTGAILTIAAGLRGGGRLSVITAFGCTLGIVPHLLAAITGTAALLRAGGTAFDVLKFAGVAYLLYMAWSTWRDSGILTVSAAAPSRPLRTVGNAILANLLNPKLTLFFFAFLPQFIKAGHGGTTNQMLTLSAVFMAMTFVVFAGYGLFASAMRQRVITKPRVVRRLQRAFSISYLGIGAKLATTHH; encoded by the coding sequence ATGAGTCTCGCTTTCCTGCTCACCTCGCTGGCTATCGTCGCCACGCCGGGTACCGGCGCGATATTGACCATCGCGGCCGGACTGCGCGGTGGTGGGCGGCTGTCGGTGATCACGGCATTCGGGTGCACGCTCGGCATCGTGCCGCATCTTCTCGCGGCGATCACTGGGACGGCGGCCCTGCTGCGTGCTGGCGGCACAGCCTTCGACGTCCTCAAGTTCGCCGGGGTGGCCTATCTGCTGTACATGGCCTGGAGCACATGGCGGGATAGCGGAATTCTGACCGTCTCGGCTGCTGCGCCGTCACGTCCGTTGCGGACGGTGGGCAATGCCATCCTTGCGAACCTGTTGAACCCGAAGCTCACCCTGTTTTTCTTCGCCTTTCTGCCACAGTTCATCAAGGCGGGCCACGGCGGCACGACCAACCAGATGCTGACTCTGAGTGCGGTCTTCATGGCTATGACCTTCGTGGTGTTCGCCGGCTACGGCCTCTTCGCCAGCGCCATGCGTCAGCGCGTCATCACCAAGCCGCGCGTCGTCCGCCGACTCCAGCGAGCCTTCTCGATCAGCTATCTCGGCATCGGCGCGAAGCTCGCCACCACTCACCACTGA
- a CDS encoding S-formylglutathione hydrolase FrmB: MQRSVGSIESVSHQAPGVSRRWVRALVAVTAALAMAAVSLVTAQGRAGAAICIPLLPCSGSNATPTPPTAAPGTPVPQLTQLDQAIFGGTNPKLGDVVSTASIGVPNAGVVPVAGLASARADDGAFVAYESRLDARTLDLMVYSPALKGAAPVRLLLPPNWSATAGTKWPSVYLLHGGDDKADYQSWSLYTPLAQDTANVDALFVMPSSGNSAYVTNYWEYGNPSTGYQYDTFVATEIPQLLQRGYAASTKAVVAGLSSGGFGAMALPALHPGEYGAAASYSGLIDTSSLATAEILEGSSFVSLHNPYPMWGDFIWQNSVWTARDPAALVSKLKGVPLFISAGNGNAGPLDPAGKFTLDVLEPTVLGTSQTFVQKAKAAGDTVTTDFYGNGTHAWPYWNREFNRSWPMLAAGLGLNQPISGTT; the protein is encoded by the coding sequence ATGCAGCGCTCTGTTGGGTCCATTGAATCGGTATCGCATCAGGCACCGGGGGTTAGCCGTCGTTGGGTGCGAGCGCTCGTCGCGGTGACTGCTGCGCTGGCGATGGCCGCTGTGTCGTTGGTGACGGCGCAGGGCCGGGCGGGCGCGGCGATCTGTATCCCGCTGCTGCCATGCAGCGGCAGCAATGCCACGCCGACTCCGCCCACTGCGGCCCCGGGCACCCCGGTCCCCCAGTTGACGCAGCTCGACCAGGCCATCTTCGGTGGCACCAACCCGAAGCTGGGCGACGTGGTCTCGACCGCGAGTATCGGTGTCCCCAATGCCGGCGTGGTACCGGTCGCGGGGCTGGCGAGCGCGCGAGCCGATGATGGTGCGTTCGTGGCCTACGAGAGCCGTCTCGATGCTCGCACTCTCGACCTGATGGTCTACTCGCCAGCGTTGAAGGGCGCCGCGCCGGTTCGCCTGCTGCTACCGCCTAACTGGTCCGCGACCGCCGGAACGAAGTGGCCGTCGGTGTACCTGCTGCACGGTGGAGACGACAAGGCCGACTACCAATCCTGGTCGCTCTACACGCCGCTGGCGCAGGACACTGCCAACGTCGACGCGCTGTTCGTGATGCCCAGCTCAGGCAACTCCGCCTACGTGACCAACTACTGGGAGTACGGCAACCCGAGCACGGGCTATCAGTACGACACCTTCGTCGCCACCGAGATCCCGCAACTGCTGCAGCGTGGCTACGCAGCCTCCACGAAAGCGGTCGTCGCCGGGCTCTCCAGCGGCGGCTTTGGGGCAATGGCATTGCCAGCACTTCACCCGGGCGAGTACGGGGCAGCGGCCTCGTACAGCGGACTGATCGATACGTCATCGCTGGCCACCGCGGAGATTCTCGAAGGGAGTTCGTTTGTCTCCCTGCACAATCCGTACCCAATGTGGGGTGACTTCATCTGGCAGAACTCGGTCTGGACCGCGCGTGACCCGGCCGCCCTTGTCTCGAAGCTCAAGGGGGTACCGCTGTTCATCTCCGCCGGCAACGGCAACGCCGGCCCGCTGGACCCAGCGGGAAAGTTCACCCTCGACGTTCTTGAGCCGACGGTCCTCGGCACCAGCCAGACGTTCGTACAGAAGGCGAAGGCCGCAGGCGACACCGTCACCACGGACTTCTATGGCAACGGCACTCACGCATGGCCTTACTGGAACCGCGAATTCAACCGCTCCTGGCCGATGCTCGCCGCGGGTCTCGGCCTGAACCAGCCGATCAGTGGCACCACCTAA
- a CDS encoding Suppressor of fused protein (SUFU), with translation MYGALEEHVRRCFAGREVETFTWSRGPILSQNPHFRALRIAPRSADELWTYVSVGGWAATESDNHGLEFILCTQNEEASAVESLARTVYYHRGGTLGLGHTLPIGQPWLPGSVCDHLLISAPYPFTSDLSTCHIGDRHVDFVWMVPITEAERDLKVQAGLDALESHFENVGLRYWQTNRPSTV, from the coding sequence GTGTACGGCGCGCTGGAGGAGCACGTCCGCCGGTGCTTTGCTGGTCGTGAGGTCGAGACGTTCACCTGGAGTCGCGGACCGATACTGAGTCAGAACCCGCACTTTCGGGCCCTGCGCATCGCCCCGCGGTCTGCCGACGAGCTGTGGACCTACGTATCCGTCGGCGGATGGGCCGCGACCGAATCCGACAACCATGGGCTGGAGTTCATCCTCTGCACTCAGAATGAGGAGGCAAGCGCTGTTGAATCGCTAGCCAGAACTGTCTACTACCACCGCGGCGGCACCCTCGGACTGGGTCACACTCTGCCGATCGGTCAACCTTGGCTACCAGGATCGGTCTGCGACCATCTGCTGATCAGCGCTCCGTACCCGTTCACCTCCGACCTGAGCACCTGCCATATCGGAGACCGCCACGTCGACTTCGTCTGGATGGTTCCGATCACCGAAGCCGAACGAGACTTGAAGGTCCAGGCCGGCCTCGATGCGCTGGAAAGCCACTTCGAAAATGTCGGTCTGCGCTACTGGCAAACCAACCGACCCTCCACCGTCTGA